Part of the Citrobacter sp. Marseille-Q6884 genome, TATGCAAGAGATGGCGCACCGGATCCCCCAACACAAGGAGACGCTGATGACAATTGCAGAGCGGTTACGGTTAGATGGATTACAGGAGGGCTTGCAGCAAGGATTACAACAGGGGGTACAGCAAGGATTACTGCAAGGTCAATACGAAGCCGCATTACGTATCGCGCAAACCATGCTGGCAAAAGGAATAGATCGCGAAATGGTGTTGCTGGTTACAGGGCTGTCTGAAGAGGATTTGGCAGCGGAAAATGCGTAATTCCCTGATAAAAAAGACCCGAGTCGGAGTACAACATCGGGCCTGTAAACTCAGGACTCTACTGCCAGCGCACGTCTTTTAAATTTAAGCGACTGATACAGCCAAATCAGCAGCACCAGTGCCACGCAGGCCAGTGCCCCCCAGGTTATCTCGCTAAAAACATCAATATATGCGTTGATGGAATAGTTGATGGCGCCGGAGGCATCAAATGCGCTTTGTGATGTCTGATCGGCAATGATACCTGCAAGGTAATTGGCAATCGCCCCGGAAAGCAGCATATAAATGCCGGTTAATACACCGGTGACGCCTGGGATCTCAATACGCGTAATTTGTGACATCGCGACCGGGTCAATGAACAGTTCAGCAAAGCCCATTACCGCCAGCCCTAATACCATCAGCGGCATTGAGGAATGGCCATACGCTGCTGACCAGCGGGCGCTTAATGTCAGAATGCAGAAACCAGCGCTCATTAACCCCAGACCGAGGGCAAATTTACCCCAGATGCGCACGGTACGATTGCCCGTCACACTCTCTTTCACCAGCCAGGCCAGTACAATCCCACAGAGCATAACCGCGAAGGCATTGACCGACTGGAACATCGCGGTAGGAACGGAATAACCCAAAATGTCGCGATTAACGAAACGGTCGATATAGAGGCTTATTGAGCTGCCGCCCTGCTGTGCAAAGGCCCAGAACAACAGACTGAAGAAGGTCAGGGTGACGATAAGTCCCAGTTCTTTGCGTTGTTTTTGTGTTTGCGCCTGGCGGTAAATTTTTGCCAGAACCGCCAGACCAATGAGGGTCGCGACGACCAGCGCGTAAACGGACCACTCTTTCCAGAACAGAACGGTAATCAGCAGCGGTGTTGCTACCAGCAGAACCAGCAGCCATGCCCAGTTTGGCAGAATACATGTTCTGGCGCACAGGACGGCTTTGTTGACACCGGTGGTATGAGCGAAATGACGGTTCCCGCAGAGAAAAATCACTAACCCCGCCAGCATACCAATCGCCGCCAGCGCGAAGCCCATGGCCCAGCTGTATTCTTCCTGCACATAGCCACACGCGATCGGGGCGATAATCGAACCGATGTTACCCGCGGCATAGAGCAGGGAGAACCCACCGTCGCGGCGCGGATCTTCGGGTTTATACAGTTCGCCCAGCAGGCAACTGATGTTGGATTTAAACAGACCGTAGCCGCAGACGATAATCGCCAGCGACAAATAGAGGAAAGCAGGCGCCATTTCACTGGCACCCAGCACCAGATGCCCCACTGCCATTAAAAATGCGCCAATCATTACCGCCATACGATTGCCAAGCACCTTATCCGCCAGATATCCCCCCAAAATGGGGGTGACATACACCAGCGAGCAGTAGGCGCTGAACAGCTCATACGCATGATCGTCACTGTACTTAAGCTGGTTGGTGAGATACAGGATCAGCAGCGCACGCATGCCATAAAAACTGAAGTATTCCCAAATTTGCAGCGCGACGACGTAATAAATCGCGCGCGGCTGAGATGCTTGTTTATTCATTCTATTCTCGAAGTGAATGTCTCACGACAGGATGAACGTACTGTGTGAGCGTGTTTCCTTGAAGTTATAACTTTGATACAGATCTGATTATTTTTGCAATATGCTGCCTGATTGCATAAATATACATGAATAAGATCGCGTAGTGGTAACCAATTTACGTTCTGAGTTCGCGTGATTGTTTCTTGATGTGTCAGTGAAATGGCTATCGACGAACGGAGGCAGGGACGCTATTTTAGCTTAAGCTGTGTTGCTGATTGGGCATGCAGAATTGATGACA contains:
- a CDS encoding MFS transporter; the encoded protein is MNKQASQPRAIYYVVALQIWEYFSFYGMRALLILYLTNQLKYSDDHAYELFSAYCSLVYVTPILGGYLADKVLGNRMAVMIGAFLMAVGHLVLGASEMAPAFLYLSLAIIVCGYGLFKSNISCLLGELYKPEDPRRDGGFSLLYAAGNIGSIIAPIACGYVQEEYSWAMGFALAAIGMLAGLVIFLCGNRHFAHTTGVNKAVLCARTCILPNWAWLLVLLVATPLLITVLFWKEWSVYALVVATLIGLAVLAKIYRQAQTQKQRKELGLIVTLTFFSLLFWAFAQQGGSSISLYIDRFVNRDILGYSVPTAMFQSVNAFAVMLCGIVLAWLVKESVTGNRTVRIWGKFALGLGLMSAGFCILTLSARWSAAYGHSSMPLMVLGLAVMGFAELFIDPVAMSQITRIEIPGVTGVLTGIYMLLSGAIANYLAGIIADQTSQSAFDASGAINYSINAYIDVFSEITWGALACVALVLLIWLYQSLKFKRRALAVES